GTGGGCATTCCCGTCATCGGCATGGGGGGGATTTCGTCCGCCGAGGATGCGTTGGAGTTCATTCTGGTCGGGGCGCACGCAGTGCAGGTGGGCACGGCCAACTTCCTGCGTCCGGATTTCGCCTTCCGGCTTGTGGAGGAGCTGCCGCCGCTTCTGGAGCGGCTTAGGGTGTCGTCGTGGGAGGAATTTCGGGGGACGCTTAAGGTGGAGTAGGGCTACGCCTCCCGCAGGGCCTCCACGATTTGTAAGCGCGAGGCCCGAAGCGCCGGGGGCAGGCCGCCCAAAATCCCCATGAAGACCGAAAACCCCAGGGACAGCATGATGATGTCCCCGGTCAGGGCGAATTTGAAGGCCAGTTCTGAAAAGGTCTGGAAATTGGTGGTGGAGAAGGTGAAGAAGTTGAGGACCGCCGCCGCGCCAAGCCCCATGGCCCCGCCAAGAAGCGACAGGAACACCGATTCGGCCAGAAACGCCGCAAGGATGCTCCCCCGCCCGAACCCCAGCGCCCGCAGCGTCCCGATCTCCGGCACCCGGTTGGCCACGGCCGAATACATGGTGATCATGGCCCCGATCATGGCCCCAAGCGAAAAAATGATGGTCAAAGACACCCCCAGGATGCGCAAAAACTTGGCCATCATCTCCGACTGCTTTTCATAATACCGCGTCTCCCGAAACGTTTCCGCCGTCAGCCTCGGGTCGCCCTCGACCCCGATCTGAAACGCCTCATACGCCCCAGCATCCCGCAGCCCCGCCACCACGATGGAATAGGCGTCGCGGCCGAACGAACGCATCACCTGATCCCCGTCGGCCCAGATCTCGGACGAAAATCCCGTGTTCCCGGCATCGAAGACGCCCACCACCTCCCACTCCCGCTTCCCGAAGCGCAGCCGGTCGCCGATCTGCGTTCCCGTGAAGCCCTTGGCCACGTTTTTTCCCACCATGACCTCGGTGCTGCCCCGCCGGGGCTCGCGGCCCCTAGCCAATCGTACCTGCGGCCGTAGCGCCAACGACTTCACGTCCGTGCCCCGGATCACGGCGTTGGAGATCTTGCCCGTGGACGCGCGCGGCAAGCCGATCAAAACCACCACCTCCCGCGCCGCCATGGCCGTGCCGTCCGGGGCCACGGCGATCTCCGGCCGGGTGGTCACCACCGAGGCCTGGGACCGCTCGATGCCGCTTTGCACCTCGGTCTCCGAACCCTTGCGCAAGACCACCGCGTTGGTCGGCGAGCCCGTGGACACCAACGTCTGGCGCAGGCCCTCGGCCAGCATCAATGTGGCCGCAAAAACAAAGACCACCAGCGACATGCCGCCGGCCGTGAGGGCCGTGGTCATGCGCCGCGTCAACAGGTTGCGGTAACTGTACGACAAGGGAACCGGCATTGCGTCTTAACCTTCGATTCAGGATCGATTTTTTCTCTGAGACATGGAATACGGCGTTGCTGTATTTGTTTTTTTCGATCCCGAAAACACATTCGTGTTTTCGGGATCGAAAGGTTAGCCGATGCGCCGAAAACTTTCGGCGATAGGGGTTTTCCACACCCGCCAGGCCGGGACGGCGGCGGCGGCGACGCCGACGAAGAGGCCGGAGAAAAGGCCCAGCAGGATGGTCTGCCGCGAGACGGCGAAAACCGGGAAGTATTGCGACAGGGTGCTGCCGAAGGCCTGGGCCAGGGGGGCGGTCAGCGCTAGCCCGAGGGATGTTCCGGCAAGGCTCAGGATCATGGACTCGCCAAGGACGAGAGCGGCGATGGCCGGGCCTTTGAAGCCCAGGGTTTTCATGACGGCGAATTCGGCGCTACGTTCGCGTACGGACATGGCCATGGTGTTGGCGGCCACGGCCAGGATGATCAGGATGACCACGTAGGACACGAGGTTGATGGCCATGAGAATTGCCTCGCTCATGGACACGAACCCGAGTTGGAAGGCCTTTTCGGTTTCGGTGAGGGTCTCGGCCTGGGAGTTTTTGAAGGTGGCGTCCACGGCCCGGGAGATTTCTCCGGCCAGGTCAGGGTCGCTGATGCCGAGCATGAAAAACCCGACCTGACCAGCCCGGGAGGGGGTGGTTTTTTTCATGGTCTCGTCCACGTAGCTGAAATGGAAGAGCAGGGTGGTCAGGTCTGTGTCGGGCCGGGCGCCGTCGTAGATGCCCCGGATGACCATTTCCCACTCCCCGGGATAGATGGTGCCCTTGAGGGTGACGGTGTCGCCGAGCTTCCAATTGAAGCGTTCGGCCAGCTTGCGGCCGACGATGGCCCCCTTGCGGTCGCGCAGGAAGTCGTTTTTCTGGCCCGGGTCGATGAGGATTTCCGGGTACAGGGCCAGATAGGATTCGGGTTCCACCACGAAGTTGGCGAAGAAGTTTTTTTCGTCGATGTAGATGCCGCCGAACCAGTTGCCGTAGGAGACGTAGGTGATGCCGGGCACGCCCCGGATGCGTTCCCGGTAGGACAGGGGCAGGGGGACGATGAGCGACACGGCGTTGCGGGTCACGAGACGGGTGGCCGACGAGGCCTCGACCCCGATGTGCCAGGCGTCCATGACCGTGCGCAGAAGCCCGAAGGCCAAAAGGGCCACGGTGATGCCGAGAATGGTCAGAAAGGAGCGCAGGGTGTGGCGGAAGGCGTTTTTAACGACCAGCCTAATCAGAAACATGGAGCACGCCCTTGTCCAGGCTGCGCACGAGGTGGGCGGCGTCAGCGGCCCGCTGGTCGTGGGTGACCATGATGATGGTCTTGCCCAGTTCGGTGTTCAGGCGGTTCATGAGGTGCAGGATATCCTGGGCGGAGACCCGGTCCAGGTCGCCGGTGGGTTCGTCGGCCACGATGATGTCCGGGTCGGCCACGATAGCCCGGGCGATGGCCACGCGTTGCTGCTGGCCGCCCGAGAGTTGGTTGGGGCGGTGGTCCATGCGGTCGGCCAGGTTGACGGCCTCCAGGGCATGGGCGGCGTGTTCCCGGCGTTCATGCCGGGAGAGATCGGTCAAAAGCAGGGGCAGCTCCACGTTTTCCAGGGCCGTAAGCACGGGGATGAGGTTGTAGAACTGGAAGATAAATCCCACATGGCCGCTTCGCCAGTCGGCCAGTTCTCCCTCGGACAGGGTGACGATGTCCGTGTCGCCCATCAGGATTTGGCCTGAATCGGCGGTGTCGATGCCTGCGATGAGGTTTAAAAGCGTGGACTTGCCCGAGCCGGAAGGGCCGATCAGGGCCAGAAATTCCCCGGCGGCGATGTCGAAGGTGATGCCCGAAAGCACGGGGATGGACTGATCGCCCCGGGTGTAGGACTTGTAGAGGTCGCGGATGCGGATGAGCGGGGTGTCCATGCCGCGCCTATCCTTCCTGGATGGTGATGGCGTCGCCGGTGTTGAGCGCCGCCGGGGGCGACAGCACCAGCCGGTCGCCCGGGGATATTCCTCCCGAGATCTCCACCATGTCGCCCAGGGGCGGGCCCGGGGTCACGGGAACTTCCCTGGCGTGGCCGTCCTCAATGCGAAAGACCACGTCGCGACCGCCGCGTTTGGCCAGCGCCCTGGCCGGAACGGCCAGCCGGGGAATCTCCTCTCCCGGGGCCAGGGGGCGTTCCAGGAAGGCCGCCTTGGCGCTCATCTCGGGCATGACCCGGGGGTCGAGGGTCGCGAAGCGGATCTTGACCATGACCGTGGCCTTGGTGCGATCCGCCGTGGGCACGATCATATGCACGTAGCCGGGAAAGCGTTCGTCGGGGAAGGCGTCCAGGATGATTTCGCAGGGAGCCCCCGCTTTGACCCTGGACAGGTTGGATTCGGATACGTCCACCTCCACCTGGAGCGAGGCAAGGTCGGCGATGGTGACCACGGCGGCCTTGGCGTTGGCCGAGGCCCCAAGCGGGGAGATGATGTCACCCACGTCGGCGTTCTTGGTCAGGATCACGGCGTCGAAGGGGGTTCGGACCAGGGTGTATTCCAGGTTGGCCCGGGCCTCGGCCATGGCCGCCGTCCGTGCCGCCAGTTCGGCCTCGGCCTGGTCCAGGGCGGCTTTTGCCTTGTCTTTTCTGGCCTTGGACGAGTCGTGTTCGGATTTGGCCACATAGCCGTTTTTGACCAGCCGGGACATGCGGCCGTGGTGCAGTTCGGCGTCGGTCAGTTCGGCCCTGGCCTCGGCGATGCGGTGCCCGGCGTTTTCCAGTTGCGCGGCGGCCTGGTCCAGGGCGGCGGCCACGTCATCGTTTTCAAGCCTGGCCACGATGTCGCCCTGCTTCACGGTGCTTCCTTCCTCCACCCCGATCCATACCAACCGCGCCGTGGCCTTGGTGGCCAGCGAAGCTTTGCGGTCGGCCACCACATAGCCGCTGGCCGAAAGGAGCGTCAGCGCCCGGGAGGGGTAGGCCATGGCTGCCTTGCCCGCCTCCACCGTGTGGGAGCTGGGAAAGGCCAGATAGGCGGCGATGAGGGCGCAGATGATCGACGCCGCCATGGCCGCGCGTTTGAGCCGCCGTTTCCAGGCTTTGCCGGGTGCGGCGGCGTCGCGTTTCTCGATGCGGAGTTTGGTCAGGTCGGAGGTCATGGGCAGCTCGTGTTCTGAAATGAAGATCTAAGACAAGCGTCTTAATACCTGGCGGGCCTGAGGTCAAGTCAGGAACGCGGCGGGTTGAGTATGGTCAGGGTGAAGGTGCTGCCCTTGCCCGGCTCGCTTTGCACCGTGACCTGGCCGCCGTGGGCCCGGGCCACGGCCCGGGCGATGGCCAGCCCAAGTCCCGTGCCTCCGGGCTTGTCCGTCAGATGGTCGCCGAGCTGGCGGAAGGTTTCAAAGATGGCCTTCTGGTCGTCGGGGGCGATGCCCCGGCCGGTGTCGATCACGTCCACGGCCGCGCCGTCGGCCGTGGGCCGCACCCGGCAGGTCACGCCGCCCGTCGTGGTGAAGGCCACGGCGTTTTGCAGCAAATGGGACAGGGCCGCAGCCAGACGCCGGGCGTCGCCCGTGACCGGGCAGGGACACGGGCCGCGCTCAAAGGACAGGGCCAGTCCTTTGCCTGCGGCCTGTCGGCGCACCGTCTCCATGGCCGTCTCGACGGAATGGCACAGGTCCATGGGAGCCATGTCGAAGACCGCGCTGCCCGATTCCAGGTCGGACAGGTCGATGACCTTCTCGACGAGATTCGACAACCGGTCGGCCTCCTGGACCATGACCGGCAGATTTGCCGCGATCTGGGCGGCCGAGCGGCCGAAGTCGTCCGTGCGGCCCGATGCCTGGGGCAGGATGTCCCGGGTGAAGCGCCGGGCGATGAGCTTGGCGAACCCCAGGACGGCGGTCAGGGGGGTCTTGAATTCGTGGGAGACGGTGGACAAAAAGATGGTCTTCATGCGTTCGCGTTCGCGCAGCCTGCGGTTGGCCTTCTCCAGTTCTGCGGCCTGCCGGATCAGATCCCGGGTACGTTGATCCACCTGCCCCTCAAGATCGCGGTTGAGGTCGGCCAGTTTGGCCTCGGCCCGCTTTCGCCCGGCAACCATGGCGTTTAAGTGGTGGCACAGCCGGGAAATCTCGTCGCTGCCGCCCACGTCGAAGCGCATGTCCAGGTTTCCGGCCGTGACCGCGCCGGTTTTGCGGGTGATGTCGGCCACCCGGGTGATGAAGGCCCGGTGGATGTAGGCCATGACCACGGCCAACAGGGCGGAGAGCCCCAGAAGAAGCACCACCGTGCGTTTATAATGGAACTGTTTGAGGCGTTCGTGCTGGTCGCTGACGTTTTGCAGCATGACCACGGTTCCCAGGATGGGCCGGGCCGCGCCATGGCAGTGGTGGCAGGAGGGGGCGTTGGAGACGGTTTTGACCTCGGTGAAGTAGGGTTCCCCTCCAATGTGCAGGATGTCGCTGCGCTCACCGGGGCTGGCCAGGCTCTGCCTGAGCATGGCCGCGAAGGAGGCGTCTTCGACCACCTCGCTGATGTTTTTGCGCAGGATGTCTTCCCGGTTGGAATAGGTGATCTCGCCTTTTTGGTCGGTCATGTACAGGGAGACGCGGCCATAGGGGGCCAGGGACTCGAACTGGCGGCGGGTGGCCTCGTCGTCTCCCTTGCGCATGGGTTCCTCAACGGCCATCTGCAGAAGCTCCGCGCTGAAGGCCGAGGCGTTTTTCAGTTCCACGAGCAGGTTG
Above is a genomic segment from Desulfolutivibrio sulfodismutans DSM 3696 containing:
- a CDS encoding ABC transporter permease; protein product: MPVPLSYSYRNLLTRRMTTALTAGGMSLVVFVFAATLMLAEGLRQTLVSTGSPTNAVVLRKGSETEVQSGIERSQASVVTTRPEIAVAPDGTAMAAREVVVLIGLPRASTGKISNAVIRGTDVKSLALRPQVRLARGREPRRGSTEVMVGKNVAKGFTGTQIGDRLRFGKREWEVVGVFDAGNTGFSSEIWADGDQVMRSFGRDAYSIVVAGLRDAGAYEAFQIGVEGDPRLTAETFRETRYYEKQSEMMAKFLRILGVSLTIIFSLGAMIGAMITMYSAVANRVPEIGTLRALGFGRGSILAAFLAESVFLSLLGGAMGLGAAAVLNFFTFSTTNFQTFSELAFKFALTGDIIMLSLGFSVFMGILGGLPPALRASRLQIVEALREA
- a CDS encoding ABC transporter ATP-binding protein, translating into MDTPLIRIRDLYKSYTRGDQSIPVLSGITFDIAAGEFLALIGPSGSGKSTLLNLIAGIDTADSGQILMGDTDIVTLSEGELADWRSGHVGFIFQFYNLIPVLTALENVELPLLLTDLSRHERREHAAHALEAVNLADRMDHRPNQLSGGQQQRVAIARAIVADPDIIVADEPTGDLDRVSAQDILHLMNRLNTELGKTIIMVTHDQRAADAAHLVRSLDKGVLHVSD
- a CDS encoding HAMP domain-containing sensor histidine kinase, producing the protein MNPFRHSLGFKIATAVFLSAIVVYAGIVAVDVNWFRDNLLVELKNASAFSAELLQMAVEEPMRKGDDEATRRQFESLAPYGRVSLYMTDQKGEITYSNREDILRKNISEVVEDASFAAMLRQSLASPGERSDILHIGGEPYFTEVKTVSNAPSCHHCHGAARPILGTVVMLQNVSDQHERLKQFHYKRTVVLLLGLSALLAVVMAYIHRAFITRVADITRKTGAVTAGNLDMRFDVGGSDEISRLCHHLNAMVAGRKRAEAKLADLNRDLEGQVDQRTRDLIRQAAELEKANRRLRERERMKTIFLSTVSHEFKTPLTAVLGFAKLIARRFTRDILPQASGRTDDFGRSAAQIAANLPVMVQEADRLSNLVEKVIDLSDLESGSAVFDMAPMDLCHSVETAMETVRRQAAGKGLALSFERGPCPCPVTGDARRLAAALSHLLQNAVAFTTTGGVTCRVRPTADGAAVDVIDTGRGIAPDDQKAIFETFRQLGDHLTDKPGGTGLGLAIARAVARAHGGQVTVQSEPGKGSTFTLTILNPPRS
- a CDS encoding ABC transporter permease yields the protein MFLIRLVVKNAFRHTLRSFLTILGITVALLAFGLLRTVMDAWHIGVEASSATRLVTRNAVSLIVPLPLSYRERIRGVPGITYVSYGNWFGGIYIDEKNFFANFVVEPESYLALYPEILIDPGQKNDFLRDRKGAIVGRKLAERFNWKLGDTVTLKGTIYPGEWEMVIRGIYDGARPDTDLTTLLFHFSYVDETMKKTTPSRAGQVGFFMLGISDPDLAGEISRAVDATFKNSQAETLTETEKAFQLGFVSMSEAILMAINLVSYVVILIILAVAANTMAMSVRERSAEFAVMKTLGFKGPAIAALVLGESMILSLAGTSLGLALTAPLAQAFGSTLSQYFPVFAVSRQTILLGLFSGLFVGVAAAAVPAWRVWKTPIAESFRRIG
- a CDS encoding efflux RND transporter periplasmic adaptor subunit; translation: MTSDLTKLRIEKRDAAAPGKAWKRRLKRAAMAASIICALIAAYLAFPSSHTVEAGKAAMAYPSRALTLLSASGYVVADRKASLATKATARLVWIGVEEGSTVKQGDIVARLENDDVAAALDQAAAQLENAGHRIAEARAELTDAELHHGRMSRLVKNGYVAKSEHDSSKARKDKAKAALDQAEAELAARTAAMAEARANLEYTLVRTPFDAVILTKNADVGDIISPLGASANAKAAVVTIADLASLQVEVDVSESNLSRVKAGAPCEIILDAFPDERFPGYVHMIVPTADRTKATVMVKIRFATLDPRVMPEMSAKAAFLERPLAPGEEIPRLAVPARALAKRGGRDVVFRIEDGHAREVPVTPGPPLGDMVEISGGISPGDRLVLSPPAALNTGDAITIQEG